In Poecilia reticulata strain Guanapo linkage group LG1, Guppy_female_1.0+MT, whole genome shotgun sequence, one genomic interval encodes:
- the ftr84 gene encoding tripartite motif-containing protein 16 → MADSGFPLPPDSFCPLCADGLRDPVTIPCGDTYCLECIKIYWDQFDHMGVYSCPQCRASFTPRPVLRRNVPDVQHQQQPRQQLPELTPFPYMHRESYCDFCVGRRNRAVKSCLMCLAYYCETHVKPHYESSTFKRHKLVDETGHLDRKICPQHEKGLELFCRSDQMCICVLCTVREHRSHNIASAEEERIEKQKVLVVTQSEVQHIISERMKELQDLKHNVDVLKNAAQRAQTESDKTFHEMLQAVERWKSEINQMIMANMQAAMTQADGYVERLEQEIVELQRRDAELRQILETEDNIHFLQNFPTLCVPPEAMVPKVLINPQFSFGEISKTAIEMKENLDDICKKELSKISKTVSETPVYILLPRNGDKRLKVPSRVDFQEPKSRTDFLRYAVRLSFDSNTVYKELVLSDGNQRVTRRKMTQFYPDHPERFDGFSQVLCKESLSGFRFYWEAEWGGEFSIGVAYKSISRKGKNSNSLLGYNDKSWSLLCSDSGYSAWHNKADKDLPDAPRATRIGVYLDYAGNTLAFYSISNTMELIHRFRAQFSEPLFAGFGVGSSVTLCQLKQNTMPYT, encoded by the exons ATGGCTGATTCAGGTTTCCCATTGCCGCCAGACTCTTTCTGTCCCCTGTGTGCTGATGGACTCCGGGACCCGGTCACCATTCCCTGTGGGGACACTTACTGCCTGGAGTGTATCAAGATCTACTGGGACCAGTTCGACCACATGGGCGTGTACAGCTGCCCTCAGTGCCGCGCGTCTTTCACGCCACGGCCCGTCCTGAGACGTAACGTCCCAGATGTTCAGCACCAGCAACAGCCCCGCCAGCAGCTTCCGGAGCTCACCCCCTTCCCGTACATGCACCGCGAATCCTACTGCGACTTTTGTGTCGGCCGCCGCAACAGGGCCGTCAAGTCGTGCCTCATGTGTCTGGCTTACTACTGCGAGACGCACGTCAAGCCTCATTACGAGTCGTCCACGTTCAAGAGGCACAAGCTTGTGGACGAGACGGGCCACCTGGACAGGAAGATCTGCCCCCAGCACGAGAAGGGCCTGGAGCTGTTCTGTCGCTCTGACCAGATGTGCATCTGCGTGCTGTGTACTGTCAGAGAGCACCGCAGCCACAACATTGCCTCAGCGGAAGAAGAGCGCATTGAGAAACAA aaagTTCTGGTGGTGACCCAGTCCGAAGTGCAGCACATCATTTCAGAGAGGATGAAAGAGCTGCAGGACCTCAAGCACAATGTGGATGTTCTGAAA aacGCCGCCCAGCGTGCGCAGACTGAAAGCGATAAGACCTTCCACGAGATGTTGCAGGCAGTCGAGCGCTGGAAGTCTGAAATCAATCAGATGATAATGGCCAACATGCAGGCGGCCATGACGCAGGCTGATGGTTACGTTGAGCGCCTTGAGCAGGAGATAGTGGAGCTGCAGCGGCGAGACGCTGAGCTGCGACAGATCCTGGAAACGGAGGACAACATTCACTTTCTGCAG AATTTTCCCACCCTATGTGTTCCTCCAGAGGCCATGGTTCCTAAAGTTCTCATCAATCCTCAGTTCTCCTTTGGAGAAATAAGCAAAACAGCCATAGAGATGAAAGAAAACCTGGATGACATCTGTAAAAAGGAGCTGAGTAAGATTTCCAAGACGG TCAGCGAAACTCCTGTGTACATACTTTTGCCAAGAAACGGGGACAAACGCCTGAAAG TTCCCTCCAGGGTTGATTTTCAGGAGCCAAAATCCAGAACAGACTTCTTGAGAT ATGCAGTCAGACTGTCCTTTGATTCAAACACTGTCTACAAAGAGCTCGTGCTGTCAGATGGCAATCAGAGAGTCACTCGAAGGAAAATGACCCAGTTTTATCCAGACCATCCGGAAAGATTCGATGGCTTTTCCCAGGTGCTGTGCAAGGAGTCTCTGTCCGGCTTCAGGTTCTACTGGGAGGCCGAGTGGGGCGGGGAGTTCTCCATCGGTGTGGCCTACAAGAGCATCAGTCGCAAAGGAAAAAATTCAAACAGCCTTCTGGGCTATAACGACAAGTCGTGGAGTCTCCTCTGCTCTGATTCAGGGTACTCAGCCTGGCATAACAAAGCAGACAAAGATCTGCCTGATGCTCCCCGGGCCACTAGGATAGGTGTGTACTTGGACTATGCTGGCAACACTTTGGCCTTCTATTCAATATCCAACACAATGGAGCTCATCCACAGGTTCAGAGCTCAGTTCAGTGAGCCTCTGTTTGCTGGTTTTGGGGTTGGCTCCTCTGTTACCCTCTGCCAGCTGAAGCAGAACACTATGCcttatacttaa